A part of Salvia hispanica cultivar TCC Black 2014 unplaced genomic scaffold, UniMelb_Shisp_WGS_1.0 HiC_scaffold_567, whole genome shotgun sequence genomic DNA contains:
- the LOC125199583 gene encoding uncharacterized protein LOC125199583 — protein sequence MELVVHGWKSDNGFRSGYLKKLEDDLRREFPTTDLKASPNITSKLQAWKKSYNSLQHILQLSGVGFNLNGDHKIDCDDEMWRQIVKNDPNARLIRGKSWPYYDAWKEIFGNDRANGEGAEDILEAVNNISIQQNLGGFGASNDYSGSFGDFFMHNQVPDQQSPNGESDSVYSTPRETTSQKKSGKKRKAWSEMDSLIEMLGKMHDATNDRLQCLANRIGYEFDLTKARKEVFDLVGVVPGLAIRQQFLVCGYILDKVERLDFFMGLREDAKKEYVLMVLEEVLQK from the exons ATGGAGCTGGTCGTGCACGGTTGGAAATCCGATAATGGATTTCGATCTGGGTACCTCAAGAAGCTGGAGGATGATCTACGTCGTGAGTTCCCTACAACTGATCTGAAGGCTAGTCCTAACATCACTTCAAAGCTACAAGCTTGGAAAAAGAGTTACAACTCTCTGCAGCATATCCTACAGCTAAGTGGAGTGGGATTTAACCTGAATGGAGATCACAAAATCGATTGCGATGACGAAATGTGGAGACAAATTGTGAAG AATGACCCGAATGCTAGGTTGATTCGTGGGAAATCATGGCCTTACTACGATGCTTGGAAGGAGATTTTTGGCAATGATAGAGCCAATGGGGAGGGGGCTGAGGACATATTGGAAGCTGTTAATAACATATCTATTCAACAAAACCTAGGGGGATTCGGTGCAAGCAATGACTATAGTGGGAGCTTTGGTGATTTCTTCATGCACAACCAAGTGCCTGACCAACAGTCCCCCAATGGAGAATCTGACAGTGTGTATAGCACCCCGCGTGAAACAACTTCGCAAAAGAAATCTGGTAAAAAGCGAAAGGCTTGGAGTGAGATGGATAGCTTGATCGAGATGCTGGGAAAGATGCATGATGCAACCAATGATCGTCTTCAATGCTTGGCTAACCGCATAGGATATGAGTTTGACCTCACTAAAGCACGTAAGGAGGTGTTTGATCTGGTTGGAGTTGTTCCGGGGCTGGCCATTAGGCAACAGTTTCTTGTTTGTGGGTATATACTCGATAAGGTGGAGCGTCTTGACTTCTTCATGGGTCTGCGTGAGGATGCAAAAAAGGAGTATGTGCTCATGGTGTTGGAGGAGGTCCTGCAGAAGTGA